One window of Gemmatimonadota bacterium genomic DNA carries:
- a CDS encoding fumarylacetoacetate hydrolase family protein produces MKLLQFAQPERGSRLGLVKGDEVFDLTACAPHPASLHDLYYRHGGNKNSIASTVEAINIHNALRLSLRDLLDNTDDPDQPHLISPVTAPTDAPHKLRIWLAGVTHEDSAKLREIEAKQATGDAVNVYDQKYRECAQGGTPELFAKNDTAALVGHGGSISHPHNTQRLVPETELVTIYGLNATGQIERLGYTGGNDYTDNGIEAENPLNLPQAKNWSHGCASLGPLMVTNSAYDDSSVAVSCEVIRNNTRIAYKKGHTGQNHLNMPDGLFHLERSLFSRLPLEPDTLQILYWGTPIVFSDDDLESGLCEGDHVCMTFEGIGPLENPITAFPQTNQLQWLDNHR; encoded by the coding sequence ATGAAACTATTGCAATTCGCACAACCCGAGCGAGGCTCTCGTCTGGGACTTGTCAAAGGCGACGAAGTCTTCGATCTTACGGCCTGTGCCCCCCACCCGGCCTCGCTTCACGACCTCTATTACCGCCACGGGGGCAACAAAAACAGTATTGCATCCACAGTAGAGGCAATCAATATCCACAATGCGCTGCGCCTCTCACTCCGCGACCTCCTCGACAACACGGACGACCCCGATCAACCGCATCTCATCAGCCCGGTAACCGCACCAACAGATGCACCGCACAAATTGCGTATCTGGCTGGCGGGCGTCACCCATGAAGACAGCGCGAAATTGCGCGAAATCGAAGCCAAACAAGCCACGGGTGACGCCGTCAACGTCTATGATCAAAAATACCGGGAATGTGCACAGGGCGGCACGCCCGAACTCTTTGCCAAAAACGACACCGCTGCCCTCGTCGGACACGGTGGCTCTATATCCCATCCCCACAACACCCAACGCCTCGTACCCGAAACAGAACTCGTAACCATCTATGGCCTCAATGCCACAGGCCAAATTGAGCGATTGGGCTACACCGGCGGTAACGACTACACCGACAACGGCATCGAAGCCGAAAACCCACTCAACTTACCCCAGGCCAAAAACTGGTCCCACGGCTGTGCCAGCCTCGGTCCCCTGATGGTCACCAACTCGGCTTATGACGACAGCAGCGTAGCCGTCTCTTGCGAAGTGATACGCAACAACACGCGCATTGCCTACAAAAAAGGGCATACCGGACAAAACCATCTCAACATGCCCGACGGACTCTTTCATCTCGAACGATCGCTCTTTTCCCGCTTACCCCTTGAACCCGACACCCTCCAAATCCTCTACTGGGGCACCCCCATAGTCTTTTCCGACGACGACCTCGAAAGCGGCTTGTGTGAAGGCGACCACGTGTGCATGACCTTTGAAGGCATTGGCCCCCTCGAAAATCCCATCACCGCTTTTCCGCAAACAAATCAACTGCAATGGCTGGACAATCACAGATGA